CCGCATGAACGAAAGCTATCTTGAGGAGACACGATATGAGCACGGGTATGACCCTACCGGCTCGGTGGCAGAAGGCGAACAACGTCTGAAGAAAGAACAGTGGTGAAAAGATTCGTTCTCATCGTTGTACTGCTGCTCATACCCTACCACGCTCACGCGTTTAAGCGATATAACAGGGTGGTCAAATATGATAAGTATTTCTCAAAATATTCAAAGAGATTTTTTGGCCCAGGTTTTGATTGGAAGTACTTCAAGGCTCAAGCTGTTGCAGAATCGAGATTGCGAGCAAAAGCCAGATCACGCGTGGGTGCACTAGGTGTTATGCAAATTATGCCCAAGACTTTT
This Candidatus Methylomirabilota bacterium DNA region includes the following protein-coding sequences:
- a CDS encoding transglycosylase SLT domain-containing protein; translation: MKRFVLIVVLLLIPYHAHAFKRYNRVVKYDKYFSKYSKRFFGPGFDWKYFKAQAVAESRLRAKARSRVGALGVMQIMPKTF